Below is a window of Sceloporus undulatus isolate JIND9_A2432 ecotype Alabama chromosome 9, SceUnd_v1.1, whole genome shotgun sequence DNA.
GCAAAGGTTTCCACAGAAcactgaaggtttttttttcttctttcctatgaTTTACATTAGAAAAAACCATCAAATAGGTATTTTGAGTTAAATAATGCTGGCGCTCAAATGCAAGGGACAGTGGTAGTTGGAGGTCATTCCATTACCCCAGAAAAAAATGAAGCTAAACGGATAAAGACTTAACCAAGGTGCTGGCACCCAACAGCTGGATATACCATCAGATTACCTGCTGCAGCCTTCCAGTCTAAGAGGTTCTCTCCACAGTAACTCAGTGTCTGAATCAGAGGCTCCTTTTGCATCACATTTGTTTACCACATTTTATGTGATCGCGTTTTTTCTTGATGAAAAAAGCAGAGACTGGTGATATACTGGGGTTTTACAGATGAGCCACAGTCACCCAAATTCTACACGAGACAATATAAATAACGGGCATACTTTGTTCATATGGAAGAGGGAGGGAGTCAGGTCACCCATACCGACATAAATATATACACGTTTACAAAGCCAAATGATTTGCACTGCCAGCATGCAAATCTTTTCTTCCACAAGCATCCCAAATTCTGCAATAGGAAACTGGAATGTATGAAATATTCCATAACGTATTCCTAAAAAGCAGTCAACTAACCTGCCAGTTTTCCACTCCAGGTAGATAGCATAACAGCTATAGCCTGGAAATAATACATACGTGGGTAATAAAACAAGGATTGCAACCTTAAGCTTAGTTTACAAAAATCAAGAGAAAtgcaatagaaaagaaaaaaacatggaacCCTGACACTTTGAATTTGGGTTAGTCTGTTTTTTTGCTTCCATAAATTGCTGCACCATTGTTACAGATATAAGTCTGCCATGACAGTACACCGAAGGTCACGTGTCCCAACTGCTGTCTTTAAAAGCAATGTTGACTAATCGGAGCTCTAGTTCAAAAGCATCTGGGCGGTCTTGTGGGTTAGCAGCAAGCATTTCCTTAATCAGCTGTTTCATACGAGCATTCATTGTCTTTTTCTTAACAGGAATGAGCAGTTCCATTTTCGGATTTTCTAGCAATGCTTCTCCGACAGGCACAATCTCAGTCCCTTGTTTGACGTAACTCCCCAACAACTCTTTCTTCGTCTCTGTGTCTATGAAAGTGATCCTTTCCAACATTGCCCAGATTATAATCCCCAAGGCAAAGATGTCTGCTTTGGCCGTGTAATGGCCTTCCCAAACTTCAGGAGCCATATAGAAGTCTGTGCCACAAGCCGtagaaagaaaacatttgtttACATTGACAGGCTCTTCAGGGTTTTGTCCCGAAGCAGAACAAACCTTGCTCAGTCCAAAATCAGCAACTTTCAAAGTAGGTTCTAAGTCACTAGCATCCATCCTGCTCTGAGAGATCAAAATGTTGTCAGGTTTGAGGTCACGGTGGATTATCTGATTTTTGTGCAGGAAAGCCAGGGCACTGCTGAGCTGAAGCATAAAGCTGGTATTGGTCTTTCGGCTAGGCTTTCGGGACAAGAGGTATTC
It encodes the following:
- the PDIK1L gene encoding serine/threonine-protein kinase PDIK1L, with product MVSSQPKYDLIREVGRGSYGVVYEAVVRKTSARVAVKKIRCHAPENVELALREFWALSSIKSQHPNVIHLEECILQKDGMVQKMSHGSSSSLYLQLVETSLKGEIAFDPRSAYYLWFVMDFCDGGDMNEYLLSRKPSRKTNTSFMLQLSSALAFLHKNQIIHRDLKPDNILISQSRMDASDLEPTLKVADFGLSKVCSASGQNPEEPVNVNKCFLSTACGTDFYMAPEVWEGHYTAKADIFALGIIIWAMLERITFIDTETKKELLGSYVKQGTEIVPVGEALLENPKMELLIPVKKKTMNARMKQLIKEMLAANPQDRPDAFELELRLVNIAFKDSSWDT